The following is a genomic window from Antricoccus suffuscus.
CACTCCTCGACGTGCCTGGGGAGATCATCTTCTTCCAGATCGGGGCGGGACTCGTGCTCGGCCTGTTCGACGCGGAAAAGTTCTGCGCCGATGTCGCCGGAGCGGTGACCAACCCGAGCACGACGGGCATCACTCTGTCACACAACGTCGCCGACACCGAAGCCGTCGACGACGTGGTGCGTTTGGCTGTTGCCGCCGGCGCGACCCTCATCAAAGAGCCTCAGCGGGCAGACTTCGGCGGCTACCACGGGCATTTCGCCGACCCGAACGGCGTCGTGTGGGAGGTCTGCCACAACCCCGGCTGGAGTGTCGACGACTCGGGTCGCGTCAGCCTCAGCGCGATCTGACGGTCGTTCAACCGCATATATCTCGAGTGCGTGCTCAGTCGAGGCAGAACTCGTTGCCCTCCGGATCTTGCATGACGATAAACCCCGCCTCCATGGCACCAGGCTCTGTCCGGCTTAGCCGCGCGCCTCCGAGATCGACGAGTCTCTGCGCCCGGGACTCCAGCTGAGTCATGCGTTCCTCGCCAACCAGCCCAACCGCCGCGCGGACGTCGAGGTGCACCCGGTTCTTAGCGCTCTTGCCTTCGGGTACTTGTTGGAAGAACACTCGAGGCCGATTGCCGTCAGGGTCGACGATCGCCGAACGACTGTTCCATTGATCCTCGGGGACGCCCCAAGATCGGAGCGCGTCGTCCCAGGACGCAAATCCCTGCGGCGGCGCCTCCTTGCGATAGCCGAGCGCCTCGGCCCAGAAATCTGCGAGCGATCCGGGATCCGCAGAATCGAAGGTAATCTGCACGTCAAATGTCATGGGAAATATCGTGGCACATGCCGCCGACAACTTCGCCGACGAACTCGGCGGATACGCCTCAGCGACGGACGTTGCGGGTGATCTCGTTACGCGCAGCGAGCTCGTCGTCCGGTGGGTAGTCGATCCGGACGAGCGTCAGGCCCCGCGCGGCTGCCACCTTGACCCGGTCGCTGCGCCGCTCGAGTTCGAGCAACCCTACTGGCCAGTCTGCGCGCATGCTGCCCTCGCCTACCGCGAGGACCGCGCCGACAAGCGAACGCACCATCGAGTGACAGAACGCGTCCGCCTGCACCGTTGCCTCAAGTACGTCGCCAGATCGTGTCCAGTCGAACCGCTGCAGGGTCCGAATCGTGGTTGCGCCGTCGCGGCGCCTGCAGTACGCCGCAAAGTTGTGCAGGCCAAGCAGGCCGGTCGACGCGTTCTGCATGAGCGAGACGTCCAACCGACGCGGCCAGTGCAGCGCGTCGGTACGGCGCAACGGATCGAGCCCCCATTGAGCGTCACTGACCCGGTAGACGTAGGTACGCGACAGTCCCGAGAATCGTGCGTCGAATTCGGCCGGAACCTCGCGTACGGACCGCACGCGCACGTCGGCCGGAAGCAACCCCGCAAGCCGCCGCAGTAACTTGTCGGCCTGGTCGGCGTACGCCGCGGGTTCCACGTCTAGGTGCGCCACCTGACCACTGGCGTGTACGCCTGCGTCGGTACGACCGGCCACGGTCAACTTGACCGGTGTCCGCAAGATCGTGGACAGCGCGTCGGTGAGCACGCCGCAGACGGTAC
Proteins encoded in this region:
- a CDS encoding VOC family protein, giving the protein MTFDVQITFDSADPGSLADFWAEALGYRKEAPPQGFASWDDALRSWGVPEDQWNSRSAIVDPDGNRPRVFFQQVPEGKSAKNRVHLDVRAAVGLVGEERMTQLESRAQRLVDLGGARLSRTEPGAMEAGFIVMQDPEGNEFCLD
- the truA gene encoding tRNA pseudouridine(38-40) synthase TruA gives rise to the protein MTISNSACQGPAASDEEVGGPFALSSRRLRLDISYDGTDFSGWAIQPGRRTVCGVLTDALSTILRTPVKLTVAGRTDAGVHASGQVAHLDVEPAAYADQADKLLRRLAGLLPADVRVRSVREVPAEFDARFSGLSRTYVYRVSDAQWGLDPLRRTDALHWPRRLDVSLMQNASTGLLGLHNFAAYCRRRDGATTIRTLQRFDWTRSGDVLEATVQADAFCHSMVRSLVGAVLAVGEGSMRADWPVGLLELERRSDRVKVAAARGLTLVRIDYPPDDELAARNEITRNVRR
- a CDS encoding VOC family protein; its protein translation is MDQRIHFITLATPDVDAARAFYRDGLGWEPLLDVPGEIIFFQIGAGLVLGLFDAEKFCADVAGAVTNPSTTGITLSHNVADTEAVDDVVRLAVAAGATLIKEPQRADFGGYHGHFADPNGVVWEVCHNPGWSVDDSGRVSLSAI